Proteins co-encoded in one Bacillus infantis NRRL B-14911 genomic window:
- the infC gene encoding translation initiation factor IF-3, which yields MLLNEGIRAREVRLIDQNGEQLGIKSKNEALEIATRVNLDVVLVAPNAKPPVARIMDYGKFKFEQQKKEKEARKNQKIINIKEVRLSPTIDEHDFNTKLRNAIKFLEKGDKVKASIRFKGRAITHKEIGQRVLVRFAEACKEVAAVESHPKMDGRSMFMVLAPKIDK from the coding sequence ATGTTGTTAAACGAGGGCATCCGCGCCCGTGAAGTTCGTCTAATTGACCAAAATGGCGAGCAATTGGGAATCAAGTCCAAGAATGAAGCGCTGGAAATTGCTACACGCGTAAATCTTGACGTTGTTCTTGTTGCGCCAAATGCTAAACCTCCTGTAGCCCGTATCATGGACTATGGAAAGTTTAAGTTTGAGCAGCAGAAGAAGGAAAAAGAAGCTCGCAAAAACCAAAAGATTATCAATATCAAAGAAGTTCGCTTAAGTCCGACTATTGATGAGCATGACTTTAATACAAAGCTGCGAAATGCAATTAAGTTCCTGGAAAAGGGCGATAAAGTAAAAGCTTCGATCCGATTCAAAGGTCGTGCGATTACACATAAGGAAATTGGTCAGCGTGTTTTAGTCCGTTTTGCGGAAGCCTGCAAGGAAGTTGCAGCTGTGGAATCACATCCGAAAATGGACGGACGCAGCATGTTCATGGTCTTAGCACCTAAAATCGACAAGTAA
- the nrdR gene encoding transcriptional regulator NrdR, which produces MKCPSCQNNNTRVLDSRPVDDGRSIRRRRECEKCGYRFTTFEKVEEIPLIVVKKEGTREEFSRDKMLRGLIKACEKRPVALKELEEVTSEVEKELRSQGVSEIKSEFIGEMVMDRLAKIDEVAYVRFASVYRQFKDINVFIDELKELIKKEQ; this is translated from the coding sequence ATGAAATGCCCTTCATGCCAGAATAACAATACACGCGTCCTTGATTCCCGTCCGGTCGATGACGGCCGTTCCATTCGCAGAAGGCGGGAGTGCGAGAAATGCGGCTATCGCTTCACCACATTCGAGAAGGTGGAGGAAATTCCGCTCATTGTCGTAAAGAAGGAAGGCACACGCGAGGAGTTCAGCCGCGATAAGATGCTGAGGGGCCTGATCAAGGCCTGCGAAAAACGTCCTGTAGCCCTTAAGGAGCTTGAAGAAGTGACATCTGAAGTGGAGAAGGAGCTTCGCAGCCAGGGGGTTTCTGAAATAAAAAGCGAATTTATCGGTGAAATGGTCATGGACAGACTGGCCAAAATCGATGAGGTTGCTTATGTCAGATTTGCCTCTGTTTACCGGCAATTCAAGGATATCAATGTATTTATCGATGAGTTGAAAGAATTAATCAAAAAAGAACAATGA
- the mutM gene encoding DNA-formamidopyrimidine glycosylase yields the protein MPELPEVETVRKTLKELVTGKEIGQVSIHWPKMIKQPGEAEQFADALAGQTILDVGRRGKFLIIYTDDYALVSHLRMEGKYALYSKEEDKDKHTHVIFHFTDGSELRYRDVRKFGTMHLFAKGEEFASLPLSQLGPEPFSEEFTPQFLQQRLAGTNRAVKTALLDQKAVVGLGNIYVDEALFRAGIHPERLASSLSDDEIGRLHKEIVATLSEAVEKGGSTIRSYVNSQGQIGMFQLELFVYGRKGEACKTCGSTLERIIVGGRGTVFCPVCQVK from the coding sequence ATGCCTGAATTGCCTGAAGTAGAAACAGTCAGGAAAACATTGAAAGAGCTTGTCACCGGCAAAGAAATCGGGCAAGTGTCCATCCATTGGCCGAAGATGATCAAGCAGCCTGGTGAAGCTGAGCAGTTTGCCGATGCGCTTGCCGGACAGACTATCCTGGATGTCGGAAGGCGCGGAAAGTTCTTGATCATTTATACAGACGATTATGCTTTGGTTTCCCATCTCCGCATGGAAGGCAAGTATGCTCTCTATTCAAAAGAAGAGGACAAGGATAAGCATACCCATGTTATCTTCCATTTCACAGACGGTTCTGAACTCCGCTACAGGGATGTAAGGAAGTTCGGGACAATGCACCTGTTTGCCAAGGGAGAGGAGTTTGCGAGTCTGCCCCTTTCCCAGCTGGGGCCTGAGCCGTTTTCGGAAGAATTTACTCCCCAGTTTCTGCAGCAGCGGCTGGCCGGCACCAATCGAGCGGTCAAAACTGCCCTTTTAGATCAGAAAGCAGTCGTCGGACTTGGGAATATCTACGTGGATGAGGCGCTGTTCAGAGCGGGCATCCACCCTGAAAGGCTGGCCAGTTCTCTTTCTGATGATGAAATCGGCAGGCTGCATAAGGAGATTGTCGCCACACTTTCTGAAGCAGTTGAGAAGGGGGGCAGCACCATCAGGTCTTATGTGAATTCACAGGGCCAGATCGGCATGTTCCAGCTCGAGCTTTTCGTCTACGGGCGAAAAGGAGAGGCATGCAAAACATGCGGCAGCACACTCGAAAGAATCATCGTCGGCGGGCGGGGCACAGTCTTCTGCCCTGTGTGCCAGGTGAAGTAG
- the ytaF gene encoding sporulation membrane protein YtaF, whose translation MVHTLSLLMLAFAVSLDSFSVGLTYGLRKMSIPLKSILIIACCSAITLITAMTIGHVIESFLSPQAAESLGGILLILLGAWVLYQFFRPEKSKDVLPHEKTIVNFEIKSLGLVINILQKPMAADFDKSGTITGIEAFMLGLALSLDAFGAGIGAAMLGYSPGYLAAAVAAMSSLFVFAGMKIGTIFSHSSWVQRFSFIPGLLLIVIGIWKI comes from the coding sequence ATGGTACACACACTCTCACTTCTTATGCTTGCATTTGCTGTCAGTCTTGACAGTTTCAGTGTTGGCTTGACATATGGGTTAAGGAAAATGAGCATACCCTTAAAGTCGATTTTAATTATTGCCTGCTGTTCGGCTATAACGCTTATAACAGCAATGACCATCGGCCATGTGATCGAGAGTTTTCTGTCACCTCAAGCTGCCGAGAGTCTTGGCGGAATTCTTTTGATTCTCCTTGGAGCCTGGGTCTTGTACCAGTTTTTCCGTCCGGAAAAATCAAAAGATGTTCTTCCCCATGAGAAAACGATTGTCAATTTTGAAATTAAATCATTAGGCCTTGTTATAAACATCCTGCAAAAGCCCATGGCTGCCGATTTTGATAAATCAGGCACGATTACAGGGATTGAAGCATTTATGCTGGGCCTTGCTTTATCTTTGGATGCGTTTGGAGCAGGGATAGGAGCCGCCATGCTGGGATATTCTCCCGGCTATCTGGCCGCTGCGGTGGCTGCGATGAGCTCGCTATTTGTTTTTGCCGGAATGAAAATCGGCACCATTTTCAGCCACAGCAGCTGGGTGCAGCGCTTTTCTTTTATTCCTGGGCTTTTGCTGATTGTCATCGGAATCTGGAAAATATAA
- a CDS encoding glyceraldehyde-3-phosphate dehydrogenase gives MMARIAINGFGRIGRMVFRKAIMEENLEIAAINASYPAETLAHLIKYDTNHGMFEGEVIPENNAIVVNGKRIRLLASRDPLELPWRDLEIDIVIEATGKFNSREKAALHLEAGAKKVILTAPGKNEDVTIVMGVNESALNIYEHDIISNASCTTNCLAPVAKVLDEKFGIENGLMTTVHAYTNDQKNIDNPHKDLRRARACGQSIIPTSTGAAKALSLVLPQLKGKLHGMALRVPTPNVSLVDLVVDLNKEVTAEEINDAFEAAARGSMRGVLDITEEPLVSVDFNTNEHSAIIDGLSTMVIGPNKVKVLAWYDNEWGYSCRVVDLVNFVAGKMAKLTEVKAG, from the coding sequence ATGATGGCGAGAATAGCGATTAATGGTTTTGGAAGGATCGGAAGAATGGTGTTCAGAAAGGCAATTATGGAGGAAAACCTTGAAATTGCAGCAATCAACGCCAGCTATCCTGCTGAAACTCTGGCTCATTTAATTAAATATGATACGAATCACGGGATGTTTGAAGGCGAAGTGATTCCTGAAAATAATGCAATTGTCGTAAATGGGAAGCGCATCAGGCTGCTGGCAAGCAGAGATCCCCTTGAACTCCCATGGAGGGACCTGGAGATTGATATTGTTATAGAAGCAACAGGCAAATTCAATTCCCGCGAAAAAGCAGCGCTCCATTTAGAGGCAGGAGCTAAAAAGGTTATACTGACTGCTCCGGGTAAAAATGAGGATGTCACCATTGTGATGGGAGTAAATGAAAGCGCATTAAATATTTATGAGCATGACATCATTTCTAACGCATCATGCACAACAAATTGCCTTGCGCCCGTCGCAAAGGTGCTTGATGAAAAATTCGGGATCGAAAATGGACTGATGACGACTGTCCATGCTTACACAAACGATCAGAAAAATATCGACAATCCGCATAAGGACCTGCGCCGTGCACGGGCATGCGGACAATCGATCATTCCGACATCGACAGGCGCCGCCAAAGCCCTTTCCCTAGTGCTGCCCCAGCTGAAGGGCAAGCTTCACGGAATGGCCCTCCGTGTCCCGACGCCAAATGTATCGCTGGTTGACCTTGTGGTGGACCTGAATAAAGAAGTGACTGCCGAGGAAATCAACGATGCCTTTGAAGCTGCAGCCAGAGGAAGCATGAGGGGCGTCCTGGATATTACAGAAGAGCCGCTCGTATCTGTCGACTTTAATACCAATGAACACTCTGCCATCATAGACGGCCTCTCAACCATGGTCATCGGCCCCAACAAAGTAAAAGTGCTCGCCTGGTATGACAACGAATGGGGCTACTCCTGCCGAGTCGTCGACCTCGTCAACTTTGTCGCAGGAAAAATGGCTAAACTCACAGAAGTAAAAGCAGGCTGA
- the dnaI gene encoding primosomal protein DnaI yields MERINETLKKLAGNESFQKRYEQQKKEVFSHPDVKAFLQEHRAEITAEMAERSMIKLSEYAQQSKECRECPSLGECKNMMQGYHPELVIRRGIIDVQYNRCPRKVIHDERKKNEKLIRSLYIPKEIVNASFADVYLDTRLDAVDKAESFVENYQPGTRQKGLYFYGKFGVGKSFLLGAIANELAKKKISSMIVYVPELLREMKSSIGDSTLNEKLEAIKREPILMLDDIGAETMSSWTRDEVLGPILQFRMLENLPTFFTSNFDMQGLEHHLTYSQRGEEEKMKARRIMERIRYLSEPVLVDGPNRRV; encoded by the coding sequence ATGGAAAGAATCAATGAGACATTGAAAAAACTTGCAGGTAATGAAAGCTTTCAAAAGAGGTACGAGCAGCAAAAGAAGGAAGTTTTCTCCCATCCTGATGTAAAAGCTTTTTTGCAGGAGCACCGCGCAGAAATTACAGCTGAAATGGCAGAAAGGAGCATGATCAAGCTTTCGGAGTATGCCCAGCAGAGCAAGGAATGCAGAGAGTGCCCAAGCCTTGGGGAATGCAAGAATATGATGCAGGGATATCATCCTGAACTGGTCATCAGGCGGGGGATCATTGATGTCCAATACAACCGCTGCCCGCGCAAGGTGATTCATGATGAACGGAAGAAAAATGAGAAGCTGATCCGGAGCCTGTATATTCCAAAAGAGATTGTCAACGCCTCCTTCGCTGATGTTTACCTGGATACAAGACTGGATGCGGTGGATAAAGCGGAAAGCTTCGTCGAAAATTATCAGCCCGGGACAAGGCAGAAGGGGCTGTATTTCTATGGGAAGTTCGGAGTCGGCAAATCATTTCTGCTTGGTGCAATTGCCAATGAGCTTGCCAAGAAGAAGATTTCGTCCATGATCGTCTATGTCCCGGAGCTTTTAAGGGAAATGAAAAGCAGCATCGGAGATTCGACCTTAAATGAAAAGCTTGAGGCCATCAAGCGCGAGCCGATCCTGATGCTCGATGATATTGGCGCCGAAACGATGTCCAGCTGGACAAGGGATGAGGTATTAGGACCGATCCTGCAGTTCAGGATGCTGGAGAACCTGCCAACCTTCTTTACGTCCAATTTTGATATGCAGGGGCTGGAGCATCATCTGACCTACAGTCAGCGCGGTGAAGAAGAAAAAATGAAAGCGCGCCGGATCATGGAGCGCATCCGCTACCTGTCTGAGCCTGTCCTGGTTGACGGTCCGAACCGCCGTGTATAA
- the ytxC gene encoding putative sporulation protein YtxC, with amino-acid sequence MIEIIFQNQQDARKLQGLLELGLSSSNISSLQLKDGYAVQIKTGGLQETADLVKRAMTHFIIETKQDDWFRRILSEQYFYEDEEEQQQILDIIHSILEGNRDDLSAFLDGPGPEESLSLAIEELMTGDISSFSFDSFVKFRLRPMMDQLERYAALSIDEYKMEQEYQMFIHMLRDFLKGRAPKRSAVHLVMGEETAFYDGGLIEIKRAELLKMVDRRLLFNHPVYVDSVTIAPLLSMAPSAIYLYSNEPDCPLARTVRNIFEERVIIQPLEAFIELKKILSAAGREKI; translated from the coding sequence TTGATTGAAATCATTTTCCAGAATCAGCAGGATGCGAGGAAACTGCAGGGTCTCCTGGAGCTTGGACTGTCATCCTCTAATATATCATCACTTCAGCTTAAAGACGGGTATGCTGTTCAGATTAAAACGGGCGGATTGCAGGAGACGGCAGACCTGGTAAAAAGGGCGATGACACATTTTATTATAGAAACGAAGCAGGATGACTGGTTCCGCAGGATTCTTTCGGAGCAGTATTTTTATGAAGACGAGGAAGAGCAGCAGCAGATATTGGATATCATCCATTCTATCCTGGAGGGAAACAGGGATGATTTGTCTGCTTTTCTGGACGGTCCTGGACCGGAGGAAAGCCTTAGCCTCGCAATTGAAGAATTAATGACAGGGGACATCTCTTCGTTTTCGTTCGACTCTTTTGTAAAATTCCGTCTCCGCCCGATGATGGACCAGCTTGAACGATATGCAGCACTTTCCATAGATGAATATAAAATGGAGCAGGAATACCAAATGTTCATCCACATGCTGAGGGACTTCCTGAAGGGCAGGGCCCCTAAGCGCAGTGCTGTCCATCTGGTGATGGGGGAGGAGACTGCTTTTTATGATGGAGGACTTATTGAAATCAAGCGGGCTGAGCTCTTGAAGATGGTTGACCGCCGGCTGCTTTTTAACCATCCAGTATACGTCGACTCCGTTACGATCGCCCCGCTCCTTTCAATGGCACCGTCAGCCATTTATCTTTATTCTAATGAACCAGACTGTCCGCTCGCCAGGACCGTCCGCAATATTTTTGAGGAAAGAGTGATCATCCAGCCTCTTGAGGCCTTTATAGAACTGAAGAAAATCCTCTCTGCAGCAGGAAGGGAGAAAATCTGA
- the speD gene encoding adenosylmethionine decarboxylase: METMGRHVISELWGCDFEKLNDMEFIEQTFVGAALKSGAEIREVAFHKFAPQGVSGVVIISESHLTIHSFPEHGYASIDVYTCGDLDPNIAADYIAEELGAQTRENIEIPRGMGPVQVKQAQANAL, from the coding sequence ATGGAAACAATGGGCCGTCATGTTATTTCAGAGCTATGGGGCTGCGATTTTGAAAAGTTGAATGATATGGAATTTATTGAGCAGACATTTGTAGGGGCTGCATTAAAGTCTGGTGCAGAAATCCGCGAAGTCGCATTCCACAAGTTTGCGCCGCAGGGTGTAAGCGGAGTGGTAATCATTTCCGAGTCTCATTTAACTATCCACAGCTTCCCGGAGCATGGCTATGCAAGCATTGATGTATACACATGCGGAGATCTTGATCCTAACATTGCTGCAGACTATATTGCGGAAGAGTTAGGCGCTCAAACGCGTGAGAATATCGAAATTCCTCGCGGCATGGGTCCTGTTCAAGTTAAGCAAGCTCAAGCAAACGCACTATAA
- a CDS encoding replication initiation and membrane attachment family protein, which translates to MAQHWQEMLPIDRYAVAASGLLHDYDRKVLTLLYQPLIGAACLSLYMTLWAELEENRLWSQSNSHHSLMNFMGMNLKEIYEARLKLEGIGLLKAFVKNEEGSRSFIYELQPPLSPEQFFLDGMLNIYLYRKIGKNQFLRLKRFFCDHDSGVMQGYDEVTKAFQDVYESGHPAAFSPDQDTGRDLSLEEGFTFIGRTSPEEIKIGGSSFDFELLAAGLNESLLPKSALTPKVREAISNLSFLYGIDALQMKNILISAMTEDNDINIEELRKSARDWYQFEHQDQLPSLIDRIQPGIHQVQAAEPKTQEEELIRYMEITSPRQLLKDISGGADPSKGDLQIIEDVMFQQKLHPGVANVLIQYVMLKTDMKLTKAYVEKIAGHWARKQIKTVKEAMMLAKNEHRQYLEWAEGKKAKPASAKKPIRKEALPDWFDEQQEEQPQKAAAANDSEYEAKRRALEERLKKYRK; encoded by the coding sequence ATGGCCCAGCATTGGCAAGAAATGCTTCCGATTGACCGCTATGCAGTGGCCGCGAGCGGTCTTTTGCATGATTATGACAGAAAAGTTCTGACTTTGTTGTATCAGCCCTTAATCGGGGCGGCCTGTCTCAGTCTATATATGACGCTATGGGCTGAACTGGAGGAAAACAGGCTTTGGTCTCAATCAAACAGCCATCACAGCTTGATGAATTTCATGGGGATGAACTTAAAGGAAATTTATGAAGCAAGACTGAAGCTTGAAGGAATTGGTCTTTTGAAGGCTTTTGTGAAAAATGAGGAGGGCAGCCGCTCTTTTATATACGAACTGCAGCCGCCGCTGAGTCCGGAGCAGTTTTTCCTGGATGGGATGCTTAACATTTATCTATACCGCAAAATCGGCAAAAATCAGTTTCTGAGGCTCAAGCGCTTTTTCTGTGACCATGATTCCGGCGTGATGCAGGGTTATGATGAAGTGACTAAAGCCTTTCAGGATGTATATGAGTCAGGCCATCCTGCAGCTTTCTCCCCTGACCAGGATACAGGAAGGGATCTGTCTCTTGAAGAGGGATTTACCTTCATAGGGAGAACAAGCCCTGAAGAGATAAAAATCGGAGGTTCATCCTTTGATTTTGAGCTGCTGGCAGCGGGGTTGAATGAATCTCTTCTCCCCAAGTCGGCGCTGACCCCGAAGGTCCGGGAAGCCATCAGCAACCTGTCCTTCCTTTATGGGATTGATGCCCTGCAGATGAAAAACATCCTGATCAGTGCAATGACGGAAGATAATGATATCAATATTGAAGAACTGCGGAAATCGGCACGTGACTGGTATCAATTTGAGCATCAGGACCAGCTGCCTTCCCTGATAGACCGGATCCAGCCAGGCATCCATCAGGTTCAAGCCGCTGAGCCGAAAACACAGGAAGAAGAATTGATCAGATATATGGAGATCACTTCCCCGCGCCAGCTGTTAAAGGATATTTCCGGCGGGGCAGATCCCTCTAAAGGTGATCTGCAAATCATTGAGGACGTTATGTTTCAGCAGAAACTGCATCCAGGCGTTGCTAATGTTCTCATTCAGTATGTTATGCTAAAAACAGATATGAAGCTGACGAAAGCATATGTAGAGAAGATTGCCGGGCATTGGGCAAGAAAACAGATTAAAACGGTTAAAGAAGCTATGATGCTGGCCAAGAATGAACACCGCCAGTATCTGGAGTGGGCAGAAGGCAAAAAGGCGAAGCCTGCTTCAGCGAAAAAGCCGATCAGAAAAGAAGCATTGCCTGACTGGTTTGATGAGCAGCAGGAAGAGCAGCCGCAAAAAGCAGCTGCCGCCAATGACTCAGAATATGAGGCAAAAAGGCGGGCCTTAGAGGAAAGGCTTAAAAAGTATCGGAAATAA
- the coaE gene encoding dephospho-CoA kinase (Dephospho-CoA kinase (CoaE) performs the final step in coenzyme A biosynthesis.), translating to MPLVIGLTGGIASGKSTVSSMLMEKGVTVIDADLEARLAVEKGEEAYNGIVSRFGTGILQPDGEIDRAKLGAIIFHNEEERLALNAIVHPAVRKRMLEKKEQAIQKGEQLVVLDIPLLFESKLEHLADKTLLVYTDGETQLRRLMNRNSLSEKEAEARINSQMPLTEKVRLADAVINNNGTIEETKEQLSGLLDLWLPEEKGKS from the coding sequence ATGCCGTTAGTAATAGGATTGACTGGAGGCATCGCCAGCGGGAAAAGCACCGTATCCTCCATGCTGATGGAAAAAGGGGTTACGGTCATTGATGCAGATTTGGAAGCACGGCTTGCAGTGGAAAAGGGAGAAGAAGCATATAACGGTATTGTCAGCCGCTTTGGAACCGGGATTCTGCAGCCTGATGGAGAAATTGACCGGGCAAAGCTCGGGGCCATCATTTTTCATAATGAAGAGGAACGGCTGGCTCTTAATGCGATTGTCCATCCTGCAGTCCGCAAGAGAATGCTGGAAAAAAAAGAGCAGGCCATCCAAAAAGGGGAGCAGCTAGTAGTGCTGGATATACCGCTGCTGTTCGAAAGCAAGCTGGAACATTTGGCAGATAAGACATTGCTTGTTTATACAGATGGGGAAACTCAGCTGAGGCGCCTGATGAACCGTAATTCATTAAGTGAAAAAGAAGCGGAGGCCCGCATCAATTCTCAAATGCCTCTTACTGAAAAAGTCAGGCTGGCAGATGCGGTTATTAATAATAATGGCACCATTGAGGAGACGAAGGAGCAGTTATCCGGGCTGCTTGATCTATGGCTGCCGGAGGAAAAGGGGAAGAGCTGA
- the thrS gene encoding threonine--tRNA ligase → MSELIKLTFPDGAVKEFPKGTSTEDVAASISPGLKKKALAGKLNGIMYDLRRPIEEDGSIEIVTQGSDEALEVLRHSTAHLMAQAIKRLHKGAKFGVGPVIEGGFYYDVDLEESLTPEDLPLIEKEMAKIVNENIDVHRKAVSREEAVEFFKEIGDEYKLELIEAIPEGETVTLYEQGDFTDLCRGVHVPSTGKIKEFKLLSIAGAYWRGDSDNKMLQRIYGTAFFKKEDLAEHLRLLEEAKERDHRKIGKELDLFMTSQKVGQGLPMWLPKGATIRRIVERYIVDKEQRLGYEHVYTPVMANVELYKTSGHWDHYQEDMFPVMEMDNEELVLRPMNCPHHMMIYKNSIHSYRELPIRIAELGTMHRYEMSGALSGLQRVRGMTLNDAHIFVRPDQIKEEFKRVVHLILEVYKDFNIEDYSFRLSYRDPQDTEKYFNDDEMWEKAQSMLKEAMDELGLDYYEAEGEAAFYGPKLDVMVKTALGKEETLSTAQLDFLLPERFDLSYVGEDGKQHRPVVIHRGVVSTMERFVAFLIEEYKGAFPTWLAPVQVQVIPVSPDAHFDYAKKVQEELQAQGYRVELDARNEKIGYKIREAQMQKIPYMLVLGDKEVSDNAVNVRKYGEQKSETMSFDVFKDALKEDTVR, encoded by the coding sequence ATGTCAGAATTAATTAAATTGACTTTTCCGGATGGAGCTGTAAAGGAATTTCCGAAAGGAACATCTACAGAGGATGTGGCTGCATCCATCAGCCCGGGATTGAAGAAAAAAGCACTGGCCGGAAAGCTGAACGGCATAATGTACGATCTTCGCAGGCCGATTGAAGAAGATGGTTCCATTGAAATTGTCACACAGGGCAGTGATGAAGCGCTCGAGGTTCTTCGCCACAGTACAGCCCACTTAATGGCACAGGCCATCAAACGCCTGCACAAGGGCGCCAAATTCGGTGTTGGCCCTGTCATTGAAGGCGGATTCTATTATGATGTGGATCTTGAAGAATCACTGACTCCGGAAGACCTGCCGCTGATTGAAAAAGAAATGGCCAAAATCGTCAATGAAAACATTGATGTGCACCGCAAAGCAGTTAGCCGTGAAGAAGCGGTCGAGTTCTTCAAGGAAATCGGCGATGAGTACAAGCTTGAACTGATTGAAGCGATTCCGGAGGGGGAAACTGTCACTCTTTATGAGCAGGGTGATTTCACAGACCTTTGCCGCGGTGTCCATGTGCCTTCCACAGGCAAGATCAAGGAATTCAAGCTTCTCAGCATTGCCGGCGCATACTGGCGCGGAGACAGCGACAATAAGATGCTGCAGCGCATTTACGGTACAGCATTCTTTAAGAAAGAAGATCTGGCTGAGCATCTGCGCCTGCTCGAGGAAGCGAAAGAGCGCGACCACAGGAAGATCGGCAAAGAGCTTGATCTGTTCATGACTTCCCAGAAGGTCGGCCAGGGGCTGCCAATGTGGCTGCCGAAGGGTGCAACCATCCGCCGCATCGTTGAGCGCTATATCGTTGATAAGGAACAGCGGCTCGGCTATGAGCATGTATATACGCCAGTTATGGCAAATGTTGAGCTATATAAAACATCCGGCCACTGGGACCACTACCAGGAAGATATGTTCCCTGTCATGGAAATGGATAATGAGGAGCTTGTCCTCCGCCCGATGAACTGCCCGCACCATATGATGATTTATAAAAACAGCATTCACAGCTACCGTGAGCTGCCGATCAGGATTGCCGAGCTTGGCACCATGCACCGCTATGAAATGTCTGGTGCGCTGTCCGGACTGCAGCGTGTGCGCGGAATGACTTTGAATGATGCTCATATTTTTGTGCGCCCGGATCAGATCAAGGAAGAGTTCAAGCGCGTTGTTCACCTGATTCTCGAGGTATATAAAGACTTCAATATTGAAGATTATTCATTCCGCCTCTCTTACCGCGATCCTCAGGATACTGAGAAGTACTTCAATGACGATGAGATGTGGGAAAAAGCACAATCCATGCTGAAGGAAGCGATGGACGAGCTTGGCCTTGACTACTATGAAGCAGAAGGCGAGGCAGCATTCTACGGCCCTAAGCTGGACGTGATGGTAAAAACAGCGCTTGGCAAAGAAGAGACCCTTTCCACTGCCCAGCTTGATTTCCTTCTGCCTGAGCGCTTTGATCTCTCTTATGTCGGCGAAGACGGGAAGCAGCATCGCCCTGTCGTCATCCACCGGGGTGTCGTCTCCACGATGGAACGCTTTGTAGCTTTCCTTATCGAAGAATATAAGGGGGCGTTCCCGACATGGCTGGCACCAGTACAGGTACAAGTGATCCCGGTTTCCCCTGACGCCCATTTCGACTACGCGAAAAAGGTTCAGGAAGAGCTCCAGGCTCAAGGCTACAGGGTGGAATTGGATGCCCGCAATGAGAAAATCGGCTACAAAATCCGCGAAGCACAGATGCAGAAAATCCCGTATATGCTTGTTCTTGGGGACAAAGAAGTTTCAGATAATGCGGTAAATGTCCGCAAATACGGCGAGCAGAAGTCTGAGACCATGTCATTTGATGTATTCAAGGATGCACTGAAGGAAGATACAGTGAGATAA